From the genome of Pelobates fuscus isolate aPelFus1 chromosome 6, aPelFus1.pri, whole genome shotgun sequence, one region includes:
- the LOC134565778 gene encoding proton channel OTOP2-like: MVNAAADQENQDGPQTNCEEHLPSTPSEVVTTSIVLPHSDRFTEIKEVHMTPGHSDVWKKGGRLLSALLALNIGLVACVLVSCGSLEDIYLRDTEVLVFLVILMLLSTVWMIFQFYFSCQKDAVLYKDSHAGPVWLRGGLVFFGICSLVLDVFKIGYYISYIDCESPIKLIHPMVQSAFIILQTYFLWRSSKHCVQIHTNITRYGLMLVLITNLSIWMAAVSDESVHQTHDMEHDINDLTSAFGHHDQNDSDEAHSPTCRCSNHLCHVFQTGYYYLYPFNIEYSLFASAMTYVMWKNVGREMDDHMPCHKRLSQCFCFKTVFVGLLLGGGVLLGGIVALVTYKVQVNSADTVYLAHVMFYSFNIVALSLMSVGSLAGSIIYRFDKRDMDGHKNPTRTLDVALLLGAALGHYCISYYSIVAMVATSPREVLNALNLVYSILMIVQLTLQNTFIIEGLHRQPFRDAAKVPENGIIYANEAVAPAIPEEEPPGTTVPSSDLMQAIGQIQGTEDPPWNLKRRMVQEISLFLLLCNIILWLMPAFGARPQLKNNLELKFYGVVVWTIITNICLPFGIFYRMHAAASLLEVFGMS; the protein is encoded by the exons atggtCAACGCAGCAGCTGATCAAGAAAACCAAGATGGTCCACAAACTAACTGTGAAGAACATTTGCCCTCAACACCTTCAGAGGTTGTAACAACGAGTATTGTATTGCCCCATTCAGATCGGTTTACTGAAATTAAAGAAGTACATATGACGCCAGGACACTCAGATGTTTGGAAGAAAGGAGGCCGACTGCTTTCTGCCCTTTTAGCTCTTAATATTGGCCTGGTAGCCTGTGTACTGGTGAGCTGTGGTTCACTTGAGGACATCTatctacgagacacagaggttcTGGTGTTTCTGGTCATCCTCATGCTTCTTTCAACTGTTTGGATGATTTTCCAGTTCTACTTCTCCTGTCAAAAAGATGCAGTCCTCTACAAGGACTCACATGCAGGGCCGGTCTGGCTAAGAG GTGGTTTGGTGTTCTTCGGGATTTGCAGTCTGGTTCTGGATGTGTTTAAAATTGGTTATTACATCAGTTATATTGATTGTGAATCTCCAATCAAGCTCATTCATCCCATGGTGCAGAGTGCATTCATCATCCTTCAG ACTTATTTTCTGTGGAGGTCCAGTAAACACTGTGTGCAGATTCACACCAACATTACCAG GTATGGCTTGATGCTGGTGTTAATCACTAACCTCAGTATCTGGATGGCTGCTGTGAGTGATGAGTCTGTCCACCAGACACATGATATGGAACATGATATCAACGACCTAACTTCAGCATTTGGACATCATGACCAAAATG ACTCTGATGAAGCTCACAGCCCCACCTGTCGTTGCAGTAACCACTTGTGTCACGTCTTTCAAACAGGATACTATTACCTTTATCCATTTAACATTGAATACAGTCTGTTTGCCTCAGCTATGACATATGTAATGTGGAAAAATGTCGGGCGTGAGATGGATGATCACATGCCGTGCCACAAACGTTTAAGCCAGTGTTTTTGTTTCAAAACTGTATTTGTTGGATTGCTGCTTGGAGGAGGGGTATTACTTGGGGGCATTGTGGCCCTCGTCACCTACAAGGTACAAGTAAACAGTGCAGACACAGTCTACCTGGCTCATGTCATGTTCTATTCATTCAACATTGTAGCTCTCAGCCTGATGTCAGTAGGCTCCCTCGCTGGCTCCATCATTTACAGGTTTGacaagagagacatggatggccATAAAAATCCTACTCGAACACTGGATGTTGCCCTACTGCTTGGGGCTGCACTGGGGCACTACTGCATCTCTTACTATTCCATAGTAGCCATGGTTGCCACTTCTCCCAGAGAGGTCCTCAATGCTTTGAACCTGGTATATTCAATACTCATGATTGTGCAGCTTACACTTCAGAACACTTTTATTATTGAGGGACTGCACAGACAACCATTCCGAGATGCAGCGAAAGTACCCGAAAATGGTATTATCTATGCAAATGAGGCTGTGGCACCGGCCATACCAGAAGAAGAACCACCCGGAACAACTGTTCCAAGCTCTGATCTGATGCAGGCCATTGGTCAGATACAAGGTACAGAAGATCCCCCATGGAATCTGAAGAGAAGAATGGTTCAGGAGATCTCTCTTTTTCTGCTCCTGTGTAACATCATA CTTTGGCTCATGCCAGCATTTGGAGCTCGCCCACAGCTGAAGAACAACCTGGAGTTGAAATTCTACGGAGTTGTTGTCTGGACTATAATCACCAACATATGTCTACCTTTTGGGATTTTCTATAGGATGCATGCTGCTGCTAGTCTGCTAGAAGTGTTCGGGATGTCTTAA